In the Podospora pseudocomata strain CBS 415.72m chromosome 5, whole genome shotgun sequence genome, one interval contains:
- a CDS encoding hypothetical protein (antiSMASH:Cluster_11) — translation MCRFHVSKEVTMLADPSNHRTGLAPACFDTKIFEVGWWPSVRHPDPSRMRQRMQSQAFVTDTSPSREYQVDFWRSRATYFAKAADQSFVQWKAEKKLNDGKVRHLVDELAGIKKSMSRMISPSLPCTRKIRRTRDTSNLFRTSSRRRLHDMVQLPMDSRHLHPLRHPRRSIQASTVATPHLNPNTQRTTLNEYPQSPLPSQPLLPQSRLSSLSQPGSESTGTQANLLKNRKRLLTLSSQTFLPSQHKRVHIRRLRQPQPCLRFRTTPLHVPTACSGWMIVYVLGCGIAGILRPRSKSERTGEVTVWLLLASEIEERRMLSGLVSRFAVEVFCALGYFPLDLSAFR, via the coding sequence ATGTGTAGATTTCACGTCAGCAAAGAAGTCACCATGTTGGCTGATCCCTCTAATCACCGCACTGGCTTGGCCCCAGCTTGCTTCGACACCAAGATCTTCGAAGTTGGCTGGTGGCCTTCGGTCCGCCACCCCGATCCATCCCGCATGAGACAACGAATGCAGAGTCAAGCATTCGTCACCGATACTTCACCTTCGCGCGAATACCAAGTTGACTTCTGGCGCAGCCGGGCGACCTACTTCGCCAAGGCCGCTGATCAGTCATTTGTCCAGTGgaaggctgagaagaagctgaacgATGGCAAAGTGAGGCACCTCGTGGATGAGCTTGCCGGCATCAAGAAATCGATGAGTCGTATGATATCACCATCATTGCCTTGCACGAGAAAGATCAGAAGAACCAGGGATACATCGAATCTCTTCAGAACCAGCTCAAGGAGGCGTCTCCACGACATGGTTCAACTGCCCATGGACTCGCGCCACTTACACCCCCTGCGGCACCCGAGGCGCTCTATCCAAGCAAGCACAGTGGCGACACCCCATCTCAATCCCAATACTCAACGGACGACTCTCAACGAGTATCCCCAGtctcctctcccatctcaacctctccttcctcagtCTCGTCTCTCTTCACTTTCCCAGCCAGGAAGCGAGTCAACAGGAACTCAGGCAAATCTACTCAAGAACCGGAAGCGACTATTAACTCTTTCAAGTCAGACCTTTCTTCCCTCCCAACACAAAAGAGTACACATCCGACGCCTTCGCCAGCCCCAACCCTGTTTGCGCTTCCGGACTACGCCACTGCACGTTCCGACGGCGTGTTCAGGTTGGATGATTGTGTACGTCTTGGGATGTGGCATAGCGGGGATTTTAAGACCGAGGTCAAAGTCAGAGAGGACAGGGGAGGTTActgtttggttgttgttagCATCCGAGATCGAGGAAAGAAGGATGTTGTCGGGCTTGGTGTCGAGGTTTGCCGTGGAGGTCTTTTGTGCCTTGGGCTACTTCCCGCTTGATCTTTCAGCTTTTCGGTGA